One genomic segment of Acanthopagrus latus isolate v.2019 chromosome 14, fAcaLat1.1, whole genome shotgun sequence includes these proteins:
- the tspan12 gene encoding tetraspanin-12 — protein sequence MAREDAVRCLRCLLYALNLLFWLMSACVLGVAAWIRDSLNTVLTLTAHTRLEEAAVLTYSPAVHPVIIAVCCFLIIVAMVGYCGTLRCNLLLLSWYFCSLLVIFCVELASAVWTYEEPSVQRSDMISLKSRMPNYGLQRYQWLTHTWNSFQTEFQCCGVIYFTDWLEMTEMEWPPDSCCSNQYPGCARHAHYHDLSDLHQEGCGPKIYSFIRGTKQLQALRFLGVSIGVAQILAMALTLTLLWALYYGRKSPELDSTLPPQDDSAPLRVTHGASAEASQSGCSRSNKGCSVLTAAQSGLQFEMERLS from the exons ATGGCTCGGGAGGACGCGGTGAGGTGTCTGCGCTGCCTGCTGTACGCGCTCAACCTGCTCTTCTgg ctgaTGTCAGCATGTGTGCTGGGAGTGGCAGCGTGGATCAGAGACTCCCTGAACACCGTCTTGACCCTGACAGCCCACACTAG gctggaggaggctgctgtCCTCACCTACTCTCCAGCTGTTCATCCCGTCATCATCGCTGTGTGCTGCTTCCTCATCATCGTGGCCATGGTGGGATACTGCGGCACGCTCAGGTGTAACCTACTGCTGCTGTCCTGG tactTCTGCAGTCTGCTGGTGATCTTCTGTGTGGAACTGGCGAGCGCCGTGTGGACCTACGAGGAG ccctcGGTGCAGCGCTCTGATATGATCAGTCTGAAGTCGAGGATGCCAAACTACGGCCTGCAGCGTTACCAgtggctcacacacacctggaacAGCTTccagacagag TTTCAGTGCTGCGGGGTGATCTACTTCACTGATTGGCTGGAGATGACAGAGATGGAGTGGCCTCCTGATTCCTGCTGCTCCAATCAGTATCCAGGATGTGCTCGCCACGCCCACTACCACGACCTCAGCGACCTCCACCAAGAG GGCTGCGGTCCGAAGATCTACAGCTTCATCAGAGGGACGAAGCAGCTGCAGGCGCTGCGTTTCCTGGGCGTGTCCATTGGCGTGGCTCAGATCCTCGCCATGGCGCTCACCCTCACGCTGCTCTGGGCGCTTTATTATGGGAGGAAGTCTCCAGAGCTGGACTCAACGCTGCCGCCGCAGGACGACTCCGCCCCTCTCAGAGTGACTCATGGAGCCTCTGCTGAAGCCTCACAGTCGGGCTGCAGCCGCTCCAATAAAGGATGTTCTGTTCTGACGGCCGCACAGAGCGGACTGCAGTTTGAGATGGAGCGACTGTCGTAG